The DNA region acgaataggcaaaaaatggccacaaaagtcaaaatggtggacttcctgttgggtttggagggggggtccaagagacttttttgtgcgtcttggggtgatacacatgtgtgctaattctcatgatcctgtgtcaaactggccagcggggctacgcattagggcaataaatacagtgagttcctttgtaatggcgaatggtcaactttgaggccacgcccccgccacaccgtcagacttttgtaagagtttttgaatgcgtctattccctatggtgtcctgagtggacacagtgagttttagctcatttggatgaagaatgcgaggcgtgaaaagttttgtaggagggtcacaaatcgccaaaaattaacagaaattgcaaaattgcggacttcctgttgggtttggagggggggtccaagagacttttttgtgcatcttggggtgatacacatgtgtaccaattttcatgaccctactcaaaacaggccaggggggcaggcagaaaaacctatgaaaacacaacattttgtgtagccagtaggtggcgctctgtcaaagcctcaatattgttgtatagatgtgtttagggtcagactctgatcatacatgtgacatttcgtacagatcggacagaaaacgaagaagttatagagactttctgtgtcctcagaaatggtcaaactttgaggccacgccccggccacaccgtcagacttttgtaagagttttggaatgcgtctattccctatggtgtcctgagtggacacggcgaatttcagctcaatccgttgaagtatgcgaggcgtgaaaagtttggcagcagggtcacacatcgccaaaaatggccacaaaccttcaaatggcggacttcctgttgggtttggagggggggtccaagagacttttttgtgcgtcttgaggtgatacatatgtgtgccaattttcataatcctgtgtcaaaccggccagaggggctacgcgttgggggcgctatagagccatttttatatgtgcatttcaaaagtcagcaaatttcaaaatttttcgggcgaatgaatttttctaccaagtttggtgagtttttgggcatgttaaggcctccagaaatgcgatctcggagggggaaaaaaaaaaaaaataattaaagctgcaagcagcattgcgggccctcgcgcatcttgcgatccgcagggtcatcgcagtcttctctcctatgctctcgtctcctatactgtcctgtgctatgctctcctcctctcatttccacagatatacaacaaacacatgtttacaaccaaactttcctgctaccagtaggtggcgctatgaccgaatcatcctattagcatatatatctgttcagacccgggtccatagcagtactgtaagattttgtccacattgcataagtatatgggtagtactgcataaaacacagcgagttcctttgtaatggcgaatggtcaactttgaggccactcccctgccacacggtaatacttttgaaagagttttggaatgcgtctattccctatggagtcctgagtagacacagtgaatttcagctcaattgcatgaagtatgtgaggcgtgaaaagttttgaagcagggtcaaaaataggcaaaaaattgccacaaaagtcaaaatggcagacttcctgttgggtttggaggcggggtccaagagacttttttgtgcgtcttggggtgatacacatgtgtgcaaattttcatgatcctgtgtcaaactggccagcggggctacgcgttagggcaataaatacagtgagttcctttgtaatggcgaatggtcaactttgaggccacgcccccgccacaccgtcagacttttgtaagagtttttgaatgcgtctattccctatggtgtcctgagtggacacagtgagttttagctcatttggatgaagtatgcgaggcatgaaaagttttgtaggagggtcacaaatcgccaaaaattaacagaaatttcaaaattgcggacttcctgttgggtttggagggggggtccaagagacttttttgtgcatcttggggtgatacacatgtgtaccaattttcatgccctactcaaaacaggccaggggggcaggcagaaaaacctatgaaaacacaacattttgtgtagccagtaggtggcgctctgtcaaagcctcaatattgttgtatagatgtgtttagggtcagactctgatcatacatgtgacatttcgtacagatcggacagaaaacgaagaagttatagagactttctgtgtcctcagaaatggtcaaactttgaggccacgccccggccacaccgtcagacttttgtaagagttttggaatgcgtctattccctatggtgtcctgagtggacacggcgaatttcagctcaatccgttgaagtatgcgaggcgtgaaaagtttggcagcagggtcacacatcgccaaaaatggccacaaaccttcaaatggcggacttcctgttgggtttggagggggggtccaagagacttttttgtgcgtcttgaggtgatacatatgtgtgccaattttcataatcctgtgtcaaaccggccagaggggctacgcgttgggggcgctatagagccatttttatatgtgcatttcaaaagtcagcaaatttcaaaatttttcgggcgaatgaatttttctaccaagtttggtgagtttttgggcatcttaaggcccccaaaaatgcgatctcggagggggaaaaaaaaaaaaaaaaaaaaaaaaaaaataataatcctaagggtttcaatagggctcttgcaccattcggtgctcgggccctaattaaagctgcaagcagcattgcgggccctcgcgcaccttgcgatccgcggggtcatcgcagtcttctctcctatgctctcgtctcctatactctcctgtcctatgctctcctcctctcatttccacagatatacaacaaacacatgtttacaaccaaactttcctgctaccagtaggtggcgctatgaccgtttcatcctattagcatatatatctgtttagactcggctccatggcagtactgtaagattttgtccacattgcataaagtatatgggtagtactgcataaaacacagcgagttcctttgtaatggcgaatggtgaactttgaggccactcccccaccacacggtagtacttttgaaagagttttggaatgcgtctattccctatggtgtcctgagtggacacagtgaatttcagctgaattgcatgaagtatgcgaggcacgaaaagttttatagcagggtcagaaaacggtaaaaattaaagctgcaagcagcattgcgggccctcgcgcaccttgcgatccgcggggtcatcgcagtcttctctcctatgctctcgtctcctatactctcctgtcctatgctctcctcctctcatttccacaaatatacaacaaacacatgtttacaaccaaactttcctgctaccagtaggtggcgctatgaccgtatcatcctattagcatatatatctgttcagactcgggtccatagcagtacagtaagattttgtccacattgcataaagtatatgggtagtactgcataaaacacagcgagttcctttgtaatggcgaatggtcaactttgaggccactcccccgccacacggtaatacttttgaaagagttttggaatgcgtctattccctatggtgtccaaagttgacacagtgagttttagctcaattggatgaagtatgtgaggcttgaaaagttttgaagcagggtcacaaataggcaaaaaaatggccacaaaagtcaaaatggcggacttcctgttgggtttggagggggggtccaagagacttttttgtgcatcttggggtgatacacatgtgtaccaattttcatgaccctactcaaaacaggccaggggggcaggcagaaaaacctatgaaaacacaacattttgtgtagccagtaggtggcgctctgtcaaagcctcaatattgttgtatagatgtgtttagggtcagactctgatcatacatgtgacatttcgtacagatcggacagaaaacgaagaagttatagagactttctgtgtcctcagaaatggtcaaactttgaggccacgccccggccacaccgtaagacttttgtaagagttttggaatgcgtctattccctatggtgtcctgagtggacacggcgactttcagctcaatccgttgaagtatgcgaggcgtgaaaagtttggcagcagggtcacacatcgccaaaaatggccacaaaccttcaaatggcggacttcctgttgggtttggagggggggtccaagagacttttttgtgcgtcttgaggtgatacataagtgtgccaattttcataatcctgtgtcaaaccggccagaggggctacgcgttgggggcgctatagagccatttttatatgtgcatttcaaaagtcagcaaatttcaaaatttttcgggcgaatgaatttttctaccaagtttggtgagtttttgggcatgttaaggcctccaaaatgcgatctcggagggggaaaaaaaaaaaaaaaaaaaaaaaaaataataatcctaagggtttcaatagggctcttgcaccattcggtgctcgggccctaataataatcctaagggtttcaatagggctcttgcaccattcggtgctcgggccctaataatcctaagggtttcaatagggctcttgcaccattcggtgctcgggccctaataataataatcctaagggtttcaatagggctcttgcaccattcggtgctcgggccctaataataatcctaagggtttcaatagggctcttgcaccattcggtgctcgggccctaataatcctaagggtttcaatagggctcttgcaccattcggtgctcgggccctaataataatcctaagggtttcaatagggctcttgcaccattcggtgctcgggccctaaaaaaaaaataataatcctaagggtttcaatagggctcttgcaccattcggtgctcgggccctaatgaaaaataataatcctaagggtttcaatagggctcttgcaccattcggtgctcgggccctaataataattctaagggtttcaatagggctcttgcaccattcggtgctcgggccctaatgacTTTTTTATGAGCAATTCTACCTGTGGAGGAAGACCTGGTCAAAGGTGAAGAGGAGCTGATAAACACATCAGAGGGGAGAGGTGAGGCAGATCGTCTAGCTCCAGgccaggaggccagcacctaaaaaagaaagagagcacaaacacacacatacacacacacacatgtattcagTTTTGATGTGatgatatatgtatatatgatatatatgtgATGATATATGCATCAAAACTGAATaagtataataagtataattttctataatttattaatttatttaatttattaattataaaaattataataaaaaaatttgTACTCTACAAACCCAATAACAGAGTGTAGCAAAAGAACTGATTGTGCTCTGTAACAACAAATGAAGTCAAATAAACATATGTTTGAACAAATAAACATATGTTTGAACAAAAATGTTGAAAATATTTTAGACTCAGTGTAAACTCAATAGTCTCACCTTACTGCCCACTGAATAGACACTAACAGTGAACTCTTAGCACACTATTGGTCTATTAATAATTATCTGGTCTGCTTTTGTCCATTTTTTACAATATCTATCTTAGTCAaaatagggggggggggttctaaCAGTTGTCTGTAACACTACAGAACCGCTATTAGGTGTAAGAAGTTAAAGTAACTACATGTTTCAGGGTCCACTCAGTGAAAACTCCAGCGTTGCATGGAGACTTTAACTGCTCTcctctgccacctgctggttgtTCATTTTGTGCACTTACAGATTGGGAGGCGCTCCTAATGTCCCAGTTGTTTAGATCTGGATCTGCAGAGTTCAGACTGAGCTGGGCCAGACGCTCGGTGTTTCCAGTCCTAAGCGGTGACAGAGACTGGGATCTGGAAGTATCACACCTGCTACTTCGCCTCCTTTCCAGACTTTGTGGTTGTTTCTTCGGGCGAGATTGCCTCCTGCTTCTCTTCAACACTGGCCTCTGGAATGAAAAGAGCAgcaccttaaaggtagggtaaaagattttgaaaactcagtgagagtcagccagatttggaaactAAACactcgcccctttctctcggaactcaccccaaagccacacCTATCACAcgtccaatcacatggacgcacattacctgaagatgagcttcattcggtctgtgacttcagccatcatgcacgtacctctctggtgcgcgcagagcaggaggagagtgacaaccagccaatactccgcgcagggtcgtcccggaggattgggtGATGTTTTAGCGTTTTACTGCTTCCACAGattattcatattcttcattttaatgtgaaactggaTAACTAATTAGTTGCTATCAGAATGTAAAGAGAAGTAATACTAATTTTACAAAAAGTGCGTCAGAATGAAATCTCATACTCTACCCTCAGGTGTCACTCTaaattactacccttttgtgtcattcgtggacaaaaacgtccacttccaaaaaactgctataaaaacagattaatattttttcttacttttttctgcataaatatgttaaacaacttcagccctactcaaaactaccaaacattaaatcattttgaggaatttaaccctttaaatgccagtttgattacttgatgtcacagtaattttttatgaagaaaacacaaaaaatcagttattttccacaaaacaaaagttaggtggctgaggcattatttttaaatctgtcatggatatgtcaaagattagccaaaatattgagtttgatgcattattagtttttgtgtagcagcagtttaaaatggtattttccacttaggtcccattaactctaattataatactacattttttaatatcatagctataacaacatataaccatgcatttcttgatataagggtttcatttaaaaaaatagttaaatttgacattttctactgttcaccactaaaatcagccatttcctcaaaatgatttaatgtttggtagttttgagcagggctgaagttgtttaacatatttgaagcaaggcgtctggacttgtggagttttctagaagacgtttcgctgctcatccaagcagcttcatcagttctaactgtttggtggggaaacatggtttatatgtggttacagacctatgtggtgggtctgggtaaaaacttaaaaactgaaaaaacaatagcactaaatgtttccatacttacctgtgatgttctggctgactgggccaggtgtgtctaacgactggctaacgactatgaaactgccggagggggactggttgacagccctttgttcttgctgtgagtatgtgcaaacttcctgggaatggatggaatcactgcattgtatgttaCCACACACGttacggttcacagaacacatcaacgcagtggatatccactgcgttgatgtgttctgtgaaccgttccacttcgttggtcttgattttgacccggtgtcatccacatatctaaaccagtgggtgggggtggttccaggaaaggaactcagggctcttctctccacttcttccatgtagaggttggccacaatacatacatacaaaacatatgagacactgaagagggaccccaccggaaactacaagaagaaactagtcagctacctacaaaaactggagaaggaccaaatcatcaaccgcaagctctactttcgactgtatcctggggaagccattccacgcctgtatggactccccaagatacacaaggaaggagtccccctcagacccatcatcagcagcacaaactcagtcacatacaacatggctaagcacttggctgaactcctgacaccactggtaggtaacacaccacatcacatccacaactcacaggactttgtgaacaaggtggagaagatccaaatggacccagacgacaccatggtctcatttgatgtcacctccttgtttacttgcatccctacatcagaagccacagagatggtaaggacgtgcctcacacaagacagcacactcaaggagagaaccaacctaatgccagaccacatctgtgacctgctggacctctgcctgaccaccacttatttccagtacaatgggaacttttacagacagaagcacggctgcgCGATGGGATcccctgtgtctcctattgtagccaacctctacatggaagaagtggagagaagagccctgagttcctttcctggaaccacccccacccactggtttagatatgtggatgacacctgggtcaaaatcaagaccaacgaagtggaacggttcacagaacacatcaacgcagtggataacaacatcaagttcactcgggaggacactaaggataacaatctggccttcttggactgcacagtacatattgaggaggacaggagcctcaatgtggaagtgtacaggaaacccacacacacggaccagtacctgttgtttgattcacaccacccactggaacacaaactgggagtcatcaggaccctgcagcacagagcacaaactgtaccaaccagctcagaggggaagaagaaggagcaacaccacatcaggaaggccctgcaaacctgtggctacccgaagtgggcactcatcaaagccacaaaaacaagacccccccaacaacaagaagaaggacaaaaccggcggagaaagaacatctccattccatatgtgtcaggagtatcagagaaactccgcaggatcttcaacaaccatgacatcccggtccatttcaaactgatgacaacactgagacagaaactggttcacccgaaggacaagattcccagggagaaacacagcaatgtgatatatgcagtccagtgcagtgaggaatgctctgatctgtacattggagaaactaaacaaccactccacagaagaatggctcagcacaggagagccacctcctcaggacaagactcagctgttcacctccacctcaaagacaaaggacactccgttgaggacaacaatgttcacattttagacagggaggaaaggtggtatgaaagaggagtcaaggaagctatctatgttaagctggaaaaaccttcccttaacagaggtggtggcctcagacatcatctttctaccacatacaatgcagtgattccatccattcccaggaagtttgcacatactcacagcaagaacaaagggctgtcaaccacaccccctccggcagtttcatagtcgttagccagtcgttagacacacctggcccagtcagccagaacatcacaggtaagtatgggaacatttagtgctattgttttttcagtttttaagtttttacccagacccacccacataggtctgtaaccacatataaaccatgtttccccaccaaacagttagaactgatgaagctgcttggatgagcagcgaaacgtcttctagaaaactccacaagtccagacgccttgcttcaatcttctctacgtatgatgacctggatgactgagaatcttcatcaacatttaacatatttatgcagaagaaagcagaaaaaaacattaatctgttaagtttttatatcagttttttgtaagtggacatttttgtccacgaatgatacaaaagggtagtaaatttgtttcaccatgttctggtgatgtatttgaaaaatttaaattggaattttaaaatgtgtctagagagattTTTTGTTACacaaaattgtgccatatgcaccaacacagataaaatggtggccaggtaaagaggcaaaaattacccaaatggacaaaaaagtccccaatgatGCCCAAGGGTTAAGACTTTGAAAGCTCTCACTACTCAGCAAGTTCTCTTGGACTGTACCATCTATGGTTTCATTCAAATCAAATGAGCCAACTGATAGTATAATTACCATAGGTACATTGGGGTACATGATGATCTGTGCATCAGGTGAGCACTCAATAATGGTTGTTTTGGTAGAAAACTCCAACCTTGGAGCGATACcctggagaaagagaagaaaatattagTGTAAAAGCTCATATTTACATGACACATGAACATCACTGTACATAGTAGCATGTTAAAGGGTTGGACAAACGGGAAAATGAGGCGCTCGAGTCATTAGAACTTCTCGTTCCACTCCGGAGAAGGAGGGAACCAACTTGGGTTCTGGGAATAAGAAGCTCCGAGCATCCTCTTCAAAGAAAGCCAGGGTATCCCccactgcaaaaacaaacatacctTCTAACATAATGACATTAATCAAtgaatttttatgtttttatataaaggCTGACCTGGAGGACTCAGTTGCACTAGTTCAGTCCTGACTGTCTCATCTGAGGAAACATGGAGAGAAAGTTCCAGTACCATCTCAATGAGACAATATTCAAATGCATATCAGTACTGAAGACTTCAGAATTGTGTCTGTAGGAGCTATTTTGCCAATTTGTTTATTtgaataatttgtttatttttgggtTAGTTTTGGGTATTAATtagcatgtttatttaatgtaaatttgttattgattagtttactttgtttaattattgttgttatttagcATCACTAGGGGGCACCAAGGTTATTTAGGTAGGCACTAGACACGGGTAGACCAGCATGCACCTGGGTGGGCAAATGGttttttaccagcacaggagagacagcagggaaaagtttgtctggttgtctACCTGAATATGGACAAAATAAACCTGccatcaaaatgattttaagAGTGGACATTGAGTTTTTCCTACCTGCGTAAACCAGATACCCACGGTGCACAGAAGTGATTGTTTGATTAAgttgattgtttttgtttagttaaaGTTTCAAACATTTTTGGACAAATAGTCACTACAGTGTCACTTACACTCAAGCATTACAGCAATGTCTCCAGGATCAACTGCATGCCTGAAAATCTAGAAGAAAAGCAAACATACTAAATTTGTTATTTTACAGATTTCATCATCAGTATACTGTATCTATACAATCATAGGTGTCTTGGTAAGTTGTAAAATCAGGTTATTATGTAACCAATTACATTTGTGTAAGTCATAAGCAAATAACTAAATACTAATGTGTGCTTTTACTTTGCATTTAATTAGATATCTTAGCTGTCTTTCTCCCACATGGATCATAATTAAAGACCTGCCTTTTCAAAGGTCATCTTCTCATGGAATAGCAGAGGGAAGACAGCAGGGAGACAGTCAGACATGCGGTACTGGCCCAT from Parambassis ranga unplaced genomic scaffold, fParRan2.1 scaffold_176_arrow_ctg1, whole genome shotgun sequence includes:
- the spata6l gene encoding spermatogenesis associated 6-like protein yields the protein MSRKALKVLVELKFRAVSCPGVHLPAKYGIYLSMCFMGQYRMSDCLPAVFPLLFHEKMTFEKIFRHAVDPGDIAVMLEYETVRTELVQLSPPVGDTLAFFEEDARSFLFPEPKLVPSFSGVEREVLMTRAPHFPGIAPRLEFSTKTTIIECSPDAQIIMYPNVPMRPVLKRSRRQSRPKKQPQSLERRRSSRCDTSRSQSLSPLRTGNTERLAQLSLNSADPDLNNWDIRSASQS